The following coding sequences lie in one Halorhabdus rudnickae genomic window:
- a CDS encoding glutaredoxin family protein yields the protein MSSDATSGSASVADRVDRAIAENEVVLFMKGTPHRPQCGFSQRAVGLIRDHRDDFVTVNVLDALPAYRDALAEQSGWETIPQTYVDEEFVGGSDILQEHEENGDLAEVLHA from the coding sequence ATGTCATCAGACGCCACATCCGGGTCCGCATCCGTCGCCGACCGGGTCGATCGAGCCATCGCCGAGAACGAGGTCGTGCTGTTCATGAAGGGCACGCCACACCGTCCGCAGTGTGGGTTCTCCCAACGTGCGGTCGGGTTGATACGTGACCATCGCGACGACTTTGTGACGGTAAACGTCCTCGATGCGTTGCCCGCCTATCGCGACGCCCTGGCGGAGCAAAGCGGCTGGGAGACGATTCCACAGACCTACGTCGACGAGGAGTTCGTCGGCGGGAGCGACATTTTACAGGAACACGAAGAGAACGGCGACCTGGCCGAGGTTCTACACGCCTGA
- a CDS encoding BolA family protein: MEPAEVESRIESAIDDAEVTVTHPRPNDTEHLAAEVISPAFDGKTLVEQHELVYDALGEAMTTEIHALKVTTRTPAEANSGSDGTENC, from the coding sequence ATGGAGCCAGCCGAAGTCGAATCCCGCATCGAGTCGGCGATCGACGACGCGGAGGTGACGGTCACCCACCCGCGACCTAACGACACCGAACACCTCGCCGCCGAGGTCATCTCACCAGCTTTCGACGGGAAGACTCTCGTCGAGCAACACGAACTGGTCTACGACGCCCTCGGGGAAGCGATGACGACGGAGATCCACGCGCTGAAAGTGACGACTCGCACGCCGGCGGAAGCCAACTCGGGCAGTGATGGCACTGAAAACTGCTAG
- a CDS encoding sodium:solute symporter family protein: MANVALQMAIVVGYLLLALAVGLFAYRLTDRSAEDYYLASRTIGTVVLLFTTFATLLSAFTFFGGPNLAFAAGPEWILVMGLMDGVIFGILWYVMGYKQWLIGRKHDYVTVGEMLGDRFGSRALRGLVAAISLFWLLEYVMLQQVGAGRALESLTEGAIPYWAGAALITAFMIGYVVLAGMRGVAWTDTLQGLFMLVLVWLALAWIVVTTGGSGELTSAMGKVNPEFLSLGGGLYSPQYMLSMAIAIGFGVAMFPQINQRFFVARSKRVLKRSLALWPLLVILLFVPAFILGAWATGLGVTPNARGNILPPLLNAFTPTWFAALVVAGAMAAMMSSSDSMLLSGSSYLTRDLYRPFLDPDASDRREDLVARLAVVAFALIALAMSLGTDLTLIQIGATAFKGYAQLTLPVLVALYWRGTTRAGMLAGVGVSQAFYLLATFTDVVPATYWGWQAGLVGMGIGLALTVGVSLVTTAGAEADATLYEGLRAD, encoded by the coding sequence ATGGCTAACGTCGCCCTGCAGATGGCAATCGTCGTCGGCTACTTGCTGCTCGCCCTGGCGGTCGGCCTGTTCGCCTACCGCCTCACCGATCGCTCAGCCGAGGACTACTACCTGGCGAGTCGGACGATCGGAACGGTTGTCCTTCTGTTTACGACCTTCGCGACGTTGCTATCGGCCTTTACTTTCTTCGGCGGCCCCAACCTGGCGTTTGCGGCCGGTCCGGAGTGGATCCTCGTGATGGGGCTGATGGACGGCGTCATCTTCGGGATCCTGTGGTACGTCATGGGCTACAAGCAGTGGCTGATCGGCCGGAAACACGACTACGTCACAGTGGGGGAGATGCTGGGCGATCGCTTCGGTTCACGGGCGCTCCGGGGCCTGGTCGCCGCGATCAGCCTCTTCTGGCTGCTGGAGTACGTCATGCTCCAGCAGGTCGGGGCCGGCCGGGCGCTGGAATCGCTCACGGAAGGGGCGATCCCCTACTGGGCGGGGGCAGCGTTGATCACTGCGTTCATGATCGGATACGTCGTCTTGGCGGGGATGCGCGGCGTCGCCTGGACGGACACGCTCCAGGGCCTGTTTATGCTTGTTCTCGTGTGGCTCGCGCTGGCATGGATCGTCGTCACGACCGGCGGCTCGGGCGAATTGACGAGCGCGATGGGCAAGGTCAACCCCGAGTTCCTCTCGCTGGGTGGCGGGCTGTACTCCCCCCAATACATGCTTTCGATGGCGATCGCGATCGGGTTCGGCGTCGCGATGTTCCCACAGATCAACCAGCGCTTCTTCGTCGCCCGGAGCAAGCGCGTCCTCAAGCGCTCGCTCGCCCTGTGGCCACTGTTGGTCATCCTGCTGTTCGTCCCCGCGTTCATTCTTGGCGCGTGGGCAACGGGACTCGGGGTTACGCCCAACGCCAGGGGCAACATCCTCCCGCCGTTGCTGAACGCCTTCACGCCGACGTGGTTCGCGGCATTGGTCGTTGCAGGCGCGATGGCCGCGATGATGTCCTCCAGTGATTCGATGCTTTTGTCTGGGTCGTCGTACCTGACCCGGGACCTCTATCGGCCCTTCCTCGACCCCGATGCCAGCGACCGCCGGGAGGATCTCGTCGCCAGGCTGGCGGTCGTCGCCTTCGCCCTGATCGCGCTGGCGATGAGTCTCGGGACGGATCTGACGCTCATCCAGATCGGCGCGACGGCATTCAAAGGCTATGCCCAGTTGACTCTGCCCGTACTCGTCGCGCTGTACTGGCGCGGGACGACCCGGGCCGGCATGCTCGCCGGCGTCGGCGTCAGTCAGGCGTTCTACCTGTTGGCGACGTTCACTGATGTCGTGCCCGCGACCTACTGGGGCTGGCAAGCGGGTCTCGTCGGAATGGGAATCGGGCTCGCATTGACAGTCGGTGTCTCGCTGGTAACGACGGCCGGTGCTGAGGCTGACGCGACACTCTATGAGGGACTTCGCGCGGACTGA
- a CDS encoding DUF3311 domain-containing protein, whose product MTATREELFWVCVGLGLCALAIPWFLWGNDAVVAGLPLWLWWHIGWMGLTAIVFYAFTRYAWGIGVEGGVRDG is encoded by the coding sequence ATGACGGCAACTCGCGAAGAGTTGTTCTGGGTGTGCGTCGGGCTCGGCCTGTGTGCCCTGGCGATCCCCTGGTTCCTGTGGGGCAACGACGCCGTGGTCGCTGGCCTCCCGCTGTGGTTGTGGTGGCATATCGGCTGGATGGGGCTGACGGCGATCGTCTTCTATGCCTTCACCAGATACGCCTGGGGCATCGGCGTCGAAGGAGGGGTTCGCGATGGCTAA
- a CDS encoding HFX_2341 family transcriptional regulator, whose amino-acid sequence MQTHIVPVGFDYDRLIAPLVREQRTVDRAILLEGAIGNEANAEYSRLLTSQLEKDFQNLLGSNTERILVEDVYDYDAAFEQGFSLISAELDRDPDADVWLNISAMPRTVSFAFATAAHSIAVEREGDRERIHTYYTAPEKYLETELAEELREQIDLLEGLAGDIDSEKIDERLTSAQELIKEFDERGTTIGAKEIDGSYMVEIPVASFSNVKPFEELILFTLGEHGEFESVSELAQTLAKDLGEEYTDSFRSKVLYNVDRLGPGGKGYIEQEEHGKSYRTRLSRIGELWVRAHSGERPDVAVSGAGT is encoded by the coding sequence ATGCAAACACACATCGTCCCGGTCGGGTTCGACTACGACCGACTCATCGCGCCGCTGGTCCGGGAACAACGCACCGTCGACCGCGCCATCCTGCTGGAAGGCGCCATCGGCAACGAGGCCAACGCCGAATACTCCCGGCTGCTAACCAGCCAGTTGGAAAAAGACTTCCAGAACCTGCTTGGCTCGAACACCGAGCGCATCCTCGTCGAGGACGTCTATGACTACGACGCCGCCTTCGAGCAGGGCTTCTCACTGATCAGTGCCGAACTCGACCGAGATCCGGACGCCGATGTCTGGCTCAACATCTCCGCGATGCCCCGGACAGTGAGCTTCGCGTTCGCGACGGCCGCCCACTCCATCGCCGTCGAACGCGAGGGCGACCGCGAGCGGATCCACACCTACTACACCGCTCCCGAGAAGTATCTCGAGACGGAACTCGCCGAAGAGCTGCGCGAACAGATCGACCTGCTGGAAGGGCTTGCCGGCGACATCGACTCCGAAAAGATCGACGAACGCCTGACGAGCGCCCAAGAACTCATCAAAGAGTTCGACGAGCGCGGAACGACCATCGGCGCCAAGGAGATCGACGGCAGCTACATGGTCGAGATCCCCGTCGCCTCCTTCTCGAATGTCAAACCTTTCGAGGAGCTCATCCTCTTCACGCTGGGCGAACACGGCGAGTTCGAGTCGGTCTCCGAGTTGGCACAGACACTTGCGAAAGACCTCGGCGAGGAATATACCGACAGCTTCCGCTCGAAAGTCCTCTACAACGTCGATCGCCTCGGTCCCGGTGGAAAGGGCTACATCGAACAGGAAGAGCACGGCAAGTCCTACCGGACGCGCCTCTCCCGGATCGGCGAACTCTGGGTTCGTGCTCACTCCGGCGAGCGGCCCGATGTCGCCGTCTCGGGTGCGGGAACCTAG